The proteins below come from a single Vigna radiata var. radiata cultivar VC1973A unplaced genomic scaffold, Vradiata_ver6 scaffold_304, whole genome shotgun sequence genomic window:
- the LOC106754912 gene encoding pentatricopeptide repeat-containing protein At3g18020 encodes MHIIFAPILRRPKLIAFSLQFSNLSSSRSFHQSQNAPSNQNIATIVHSLCDSRRFSEAQYRFSLSLASGSLPDERTCNVLLARMLASRTPHATWRLIQSLIASKPGFVPSLVNYNRLMDQFCGAHQPLDAHRLFFDMKSRGHRPNVVSFTTLINGYCLVRSIREARKVFDEMLESGVEPNSVTCSVLIRGVLRERDLEGGRELMCRLWEMMSVEAEDSVKTAAFANLVDSLCREGFFGEVFRIAEELPFGSGFSEEVAYGQMVDSLCRVGRHNGAARIVYVMRKRGFVPSEVSYNYVIHGLSRDGDCMRAYQLLEEGAEFGFILSEHTYKVLVEALCQVFDVDKAREVLKLMLSKKGVDKTRIYNIYLRALCLVNNPTELLNVLVFMLETQCHADVITLNTVINGFCKMGRVDEASKVLHDMLIGKFAAPDVVTFTTLISGMLDAARINEALDLFHKLMPENGIRPSVVTYNALLRGLFKLKRPNDALMVLDDMVNDGITADSTTYTVVVEGLCESDQVEEAKRFWHNVIWPSGVHDNFVYAAILKGFCRSGNFNEACHFLYELVDSGVSPNIFSYNILINCACNLGLKSEAYQIVREMKKNGLSPDSVTWRILDKLNGKVGKDIHSEDPTMSVFYEA; translated from the coding sequence ATGCACATAATCTTCGCGCCAATTCTCCGCAGGCCCAAActcattgcattctcccttcaatTCTCAAACCTCTCTTCGTCTCGTTCATTTCACCAGTCCCAAAATGCACCCTCAAACCAGAACATCGCTACCATTGTTCACTCCCTCTGCGACTCTCGCCGTTTCTCCGAAGCGCAATATCGCTTCTCCCTCTCCCTCGCCTCCGGCTCCCTCCCCGATGAGCGCACCTGCAACGTCCTCCTCGCTCGCATGCTCGCTTCTCGAACACCTCACGCCACGTGGCGCCTCATCCAATCCCTCATCGCTTCCAAGCCCGGTTTCGTTCCCTCTTTGGTCAACTACAACCGTCTGATGGACCAGTTTTGCGGTGCCCATCAACCCCTGGACGCTCACAGGCTGTTTTTTGACATGAAGAGTCGTGGCCATCGCCCAAATGTTGTCTCTTTCACCACTTTGATTAATGGGTACTGCTTGGTTCGTAGTATTAGGGAAGCGCGCAAGGTGTTCGATGAAATGCTTGAGAGTGGCGTGGAGCCGAATTCGGTGACCTGTAGTGTTTTGATTCGCGGTGTTCTTCGGGAGAGAGATCTGGAAGGTGGGAGGGAGTTGATGTGCAGGTTGTGGGAGATGATGAGTGTGGAAGCAGAAGATTCTGTGAAGACCGCGGCATTTGCAAATTTGGTTGATTCCTTGTGCAGGGAGGGGTTTTTTGGTGAAGTGTTTAGGATTGCCGAGGAGTTGCCGTTCGGGAGTGGTTTTTCTGAGGAGGTTGCTTATGGACAGATGGTGGATTCTCTTTGCAGAGTTGGGAGGCATAATGGGGCAGCTAGGATTGTTTACGTAATGAGGAAAAGAGGGTTTGTTCCGAGTGAGGTGTCGTATAATTATGTCATTCATGGGCTTAGCAGGGATGGTGATTGTATGAGGGCTTATCAGTTGTTAGAGGAAGGAGCTGAATTTGGGTTTATTTTATCTGAGCATACTTATAAGGTACTCGTGGAAGCTCTTTGCCAAGTGTTTGATGTGGACAAGGCGAGGGAAGTTTTGAAACTCATGCTGAGTAAGAAAGGTGTTGACAAGACTAGGATTTACAACATTTACTTGAGAGCTCTTTGTCTTGTGAACAACCCAACAGAGCTTTTGAATGTACTTGTGTTTATGCTTGAGACCCAGTGTCATGCTGATGTGATCACCCTCAACACGGTGATCAATGGCTTTTGCAAGATGGGTAGGGTTGATGAAGCATCAAAGGTATTGCATGACATGTTAATAGGAAAATTTGCTGCACCTGATGTTGTGACCTTCACGACTTTGATTTCTGGTATGTTGGATGCTGCAAGAATCAATGAAGCTCTAGATCTGTTTCATAAGCTGATGCCTGAAAATGGTATAAGGCCTAGTGTTGTGACTTATAATGCCCTTCTCCGGGGTTTGTTCAAACTAAAGCGACCAAATGATGCATTGATGGTTCTTGATGACATGGTAAATGATGGCATTACGGCAGATAGTACCACATATACAGTTGTGGTAGAAGGTCTATGTGAATCTGATCAAGTAGAAGAAGCAAAGAGATTTTGGCACAATGTTATATGGCCTTCAGGGGTTcatgataattttgtttatgcAGCAATTCTGAAAGGATTTTGCCGCTCTGGCAATTTTAACGAGGCTTgccattttttatatgaattagtAGATTCTGGGGTCTCTCCGaatatatttagttataatattCTGATCAACTGTGCGTGCAATCTTGGTCTGAAAAGTGAAGCTTACCAGATTGTcagagagatgaaaaagaatggTCTCAGTCCTGATTCTGTGACATGGAGAATACTTGACAAGTTAAATGGCAAAGTGGGGAAGGACATCCATTCTGAAGATCCTACCATGTCAGTATTTTATGAGGCATGA